The Pseudophaeobacter arcticus DSM 23566 genome includes a region encoding these proteins:
- a CDS encoding BKACE family enzyme, with protein sequence MRSDVADYQVTVAPNGARRQKCDHPELPITLPELAQTAAACQAAGASTLHLHVRDDAGGHSLDPGRYRAAMAAVADAAPKMAIQITTESAGIYTPEAQLACLAALRPAAASIAVREMARAPEIAMRAYGLCAEAGTQVQHILYSPGCIAQLKSWYAAGVVPVAMRDVIFVLGQYAPATPARTDGLTDFVAAARALDLNWSLCAFGREERACLLAAIQAGGNVRVGFENNLETPAGTMLKDNATSVAALVQAASEAGHKLKRN encoded by the coding sequence ATGAGGTCAGACGTGGCAGACTATCAGGTGACCGTGGCGCCCAATGGCGCCCGTCGACAAAAATGCGACCATCCAGAGCTGCCGATCACGCTGCCGGAACTGGCACAAACCGCAGCGGCCTGTCAGGCGGCAGGGGCCAGCACGTTGCACCTGCATGTGCGCGACGATGCGGGCGGACATTCCCTGGACCCAGGGCGCTACCGCGCGGCCATGGCGGCTGTGGCAGATGCGGCGCCCAAAATGGCGATTCAGATCACCACCGAAAGCGCCGGGATCTATACGCCAGAGGCGCAGCTGGCCTGTTTGGCAGCGCTGCGCCCTGCGGCGGCCTCGATCGCAGTGCGGGAAATGGCAAGGGCGCCCGAGATCGCGATGCGCGCCTATGGGCTTTGTGCCGAGGCGGGCACCCAGGTTCAGCATATCCTGTATTCACCGGGCTGCATTGCCCAGCTCAAATCCTGGTATGCTGCTGGCGTCGTCCCTGTGGCGATGCGGGATGTGATCTTTGTGCTCGGGCAATATGCACCTGCGACACCGGCCCGGACCGATGGGCTGACAGATTTTGTGGCGGCGGCTCGGGCGCTGGATCTCAACTGGAGCCTCTGTGCCTTTGGCCGAGAAGAGCGGGCCTGCCTGCTGGCGGCGATCCAGGCGGGCGGCAATGTTCGCGTTGGATTTGAGAACAACCTGGAAACCCCGGCGGGGACAATGCTGAAAGACAATGCGACTTCGGTCGCGGCGCTGGTTCAGGCCGCGTCAGAAGCTGGACATAAGCTGAAAAGGAATTGA
- a CDS encoding GNAT family N-acetyltransferase, with the protein MGFLSRLYRSTREAELAQVSWGEAEKQAFCQMQFEAQHSHYQKHYPDALWLMIEQKGSPIGRLYLERWPKEHRIIDIALMPGARGQGIGAALLQDLQTDAAADGSRGIGIHVEKANPAMALYHRLGFVTIEEKGVYDLLFWTPPAGGDVPATADDQVKTASY; encoded by the coding sequence ATGGGATTTCTGTCGCGGCTCTATCGGTCGACACGTGAGGCAGAGCTGGCGCAGGTCAGCTGGGGCGAGGCTGAAAAGCAGGCCTTTTGCCAGATGCAGTTCGAGGCCCAGCACAGCCACTACCAAAAGCATTATCCAGATGCGCTATGGCTGATGATCGAGCAAAAGGGCAGCCCAATTGGACGTCTTTACCTTGAGCGTTGGCCCAAAGAGCATCGGATTATCGACATTGCGCTGATGCCAGGGGCACGTGGCCAGGGAATCGGCGCTGCCTTGTTACAGGATTTGCAAACAGATGCGGCCGCCGATGGATCACGCGGCATTGGCATCCATGTCGAAAAAGCCAACCCAGCGATGGCGCTCTATCATCGGCTTGGCTTTGTCACAATCGAGGAAAAAGGCGTCTATGATCTATTGTTCTGGACGCCACCTGCTGGTGGTGATGTGCCCGCCACAGCCGACGATCAGGTAAAGACCGCCTCATATTGA
- a CDS encoding phage tail protein, with the protein MSEPFIAEIRIFAGNFAPRSWAFCNGQLLPISQNTALFSLIGTTYGGDGRTTTALPNLEGRAPMHPGRGPGLTSRRLGEKTGVETVTLTEAQIPNHSHTARARSGAGTAGTAPNPSASISKNGFLDRLYSVNPSGLTDMASQSVESTGGNQAHNNIQPFLVMNFIIALQGLYPSRS; encoded by the coding sequence ATGTCAGAACCTTTTATTGCAGAGATCCGCATTTTTGCCGGTAACTTTGCACCTCGCAGCTGGGCTTTTTGCAACGGCCAATTGCTTCCAATTTCACAAAATACAGCACTCTTCTCGCTTATTGGAACAACTTATGGCGGTGATGGGCGTACAACCACAGCGCTTCCCAATCTTGAAGGGCGCGCGCCGATGCACCCCGGTCGGGGTCCGGGCCTGACCTCCCGACGCCTAGGAGAAAAAACAGGGGTCGAAACGGTTACCCTGACAGAGGCACAGATACCGAACCATTCACACACAGCGCGTGCGCGCAGTGGTGCAGGGACTGCGGGTACGGCCCCTAACCCCTCGGCCTCGATTTCAAAAAACGGCTTCCTGGACCGGCTTTACAGTGTCAACCCGTCGGGGCTGACGGATATGGCCAGCCAGTCCGTCGAGAGTACAGGCGGAAATCAGGCACATAACAATATACAGCCCTTTTTGGTGATGAACTTCATCATCGCACTGCAGGGACTTTATCCCTCTCGCAGTTAA
- a CDS encoding phage tail protein, with protein MSEPFVGEIRMFAGNFAPRGWAFCDGQLLAVSQNDALFSLLGTIYGGDGRTTFGLPDVRGRLPIHAGHGPGLSERRLGSKGGAEKETLTVNQLASHPHNFIATTQTATSSSPEGQVLAADVGVAYLANETQDTSMANDMVTHTGGSRSHTNLMPAICIHFIIALFGVYPSRH; from the coding sequence ATGTCAGAGCCTTTTGTTGGCGAAATTCGTATGTTTGCAGGTAATTTCGCACCTCGCGGGTGGGCTTTTTGTGACGGGCAATTGCTCGCTGTTTCACAAAATGACGCCCTGTTCTCCCTTTTGGGAACGATCTATGGCGGAGATGGTCGCACCACATTTGGCCTGCCCGATGTACGTGGTCGTCTCCCAATTCACGCTGGGCATGGTCCTGGCCTCAGCGAGCGACGGCTTGGTTCCAAAGGCGGGGCGGAGAAAGAGACCTTAACGGTAAACCAATTGGCAAGCCACCCGCATAACTTTATCGCCACTACCCAGACGGCAACGAGCTCGTCCCCCGAAGGGCAGGTCCTTGCTGCGGATGTCGGCGTTGCCTATCTCGCCAATGAAACACAGGACACCAGTATGGCGAACGACATGGTTACCCATACGGGTGGGTCCCGCAGCCATACAAACCTTATGCCAGCAATTTGTATTCATTTTATAATTGCGCTCTTTGGCGTTTATCCAAGCCGTCATTAG
- the katG gene encoding catalase/peroxidase HPI, with protein sequence MDGNDAPKTGGCPVMHGGAQSASTGVRSNKDWWPNQLNLKILHQNSEKSDPMAADFDYAEAFKSLDLKALKRDLVALMTDSQDWWPADYGHYGGLFIRMAWHSAGTYRTADGRGGSGTGQQRFAPLNSWPDNGNLDKARRLLWPIKQKYGNQISWADLMILAGNCAIESMGGKTFGFAGGRADVWEPEEDVYWGREDEWLADSSTPNSRYSGERDLENPLAAVQMGLIYVNPEGPDGQPDALASGRDIRETFARMSMNDEETVALVAGGHTFGKAHGAGDPALVGPEPEAAPIETMGLGWINSHGSGKGDDTTTSGIEGAWTANPTQWDNGYFDLLFGYDWNLTKSPSGAWIWEPVNVREEDMAPAAHDPSKKVKTMMTTADMAMRMDPIYGPISKRFHENPEELADAFARAWFKLTHRDMGPRSLYLGDDVPAEELIWQDCVPAVDHALVNDADVAALKAEVLASGLSVAELVSTAWASASTFRGSDKRGGANGARIQLSPQKDWQVNQPEQLARVLSTLETVRDTFNATVRERQISMADLIVLAGSAAVEQAARAAGQEVEVPFAPGRTDATQEQTDVDSFAVLEPEADGFRNYQKKQYSISPEEMLLDKAQLLTLTAPEMTVLIGGLRVLGANHGGSPMGVFTSTPGSLSTDFFVNLLDMATQWAPQEDGSYAGTDRASGAAKWTASRVDLVFGSNSQLRAIAETYAQDDAKARFVQDFAAAWVKVMNADRFDLT encoded by the coding sequence ATGGACGGAAACGACGCCCCCAAAACAGGTGGATGCCCGGTAATGCACGGTGGCGCCCAAAGCGCCTCAACCGGTGTTAGGTCAAACAAGGACTGGTGGCCCAACCAGCTTAACCTGAAAATTCTGCATCAGAACTCAGAAAAATCCGACCCGATGGCAGCCGATTTTGACTATGCAGAAGCCTTCAAATCGCTGGACCTTAAGGCTCTGAAACGGGATCTCGTGGCGCTGATGACCGACAGTCAGGACTGGTGGCCTGCCGATTATGGCCATTATGGCGGCTTGTTCATCCGCATGGCCTGGCACAGCGCGGGCACCTATCGCACCGCGGATGGGCGCGGTGGCAGCGGCACTGGGCAGCAGCGGTTTGCACCGCTCAACAGCTGGCCCGACAATGGCAACCTCGACAAGGCGCGCCGTCTGCTGTGGCCAATCAAGCAGAAATACGGCAACCAGATCAGCTGGGCGGACCTGATGATCCTGGCGGGCAATTGCGCCATTGAAAGCATGGGCGGCAAGACCTTTGGCTTTGCCGGTGGCCGTGCCGATGTCTGGGAACCAGAAGAGGACGTCTATTGGGGCCGCGAGGACGAATGGCTGGCTGACAGTTCCACACCGAACAGCCGCTATTCCGGCGAGCGCGATCTCGAAAACCCACTGGCTGCGGTGCAGATGGGCCTGATCTATGTGAACCCCGAAGGCCCCGATGGGCAGCCCGATGCCCTGGCCTCGGGACGGGACATCCGCGAGACCTTTGCCCGCATGTCGATGAACGACGAGGAAACCGTCGCGCTGGTGGCCGGCGGCCATACCTTTGGCAAGGCGCATGGTGCCGGGGATCCGGCTTTGGTTGGCCCCGAGCCGGAGGCCGCCCCGATTGAAACCATGGGCCTGGGTTGGATCAACAGCCATGGCAGCGGCAAAGGTGATGACACCACCACCAGTGGTATTGAAGGCGCCTGGACAGCCAACCCAACCCAATGGGACAACGGCTATTTTGACCTGCTGTTTGGCTATGACTGGAACCTGACCAAATCGCCCTCTGGCGCCTGGATCTGGGAGCCGGTCAATGTCCGCGAAGAGGACATGGCCCCGGCGGCCCATGACCCCAGCAAGAAGGTCAAGACCATGATGACCACTGCTGACATGGCGATGCGGATGGATCCGATCTACGGGCCAATCTCCAAACGCTTCCACGAGAACCCCGAAGAGCTGGCCGATGCCTTTGCCCGCGCCTGGTTCAAACTCACCCACCGCGATATGGGGCCACGGTCGCTGTACCTGGGGGATGACGTCCCGGCGGAAGAGCTGATCTGGCAGGACTGCGTGCCAGCCGTTGATCACGCGCTGGTCAATGACGCGGATGTCGCTGCGCTTAAAGCCGAAGTTCTGGCCTCTGGGCTCTCGGTTGCAGAGTTGGTTTCCACCGCCTGGGCCTCGGCCTCCACCTTCCGGGGCTCCGACAAACGCGGCGGCGCCAATGGCGCCCGTATCCAGCTGAGCCCGCAGAAAGACTGGCAGGTGAACCAGCCCGAGCAGCTGGCGCGCGTCCTCAGTACGCTTGAAACGGTCCGCGACACCTTCAACGCCACAGTGCGGGAGCGGCAGATCTCAATGGCGGATCTGATTGTTCTGGCTGGTTCAGCCGCTGTGGAACAGGCAGCACGTGCCGCCGGTCAGGAAGTTGAGGTCCCCTTTGCTCCGGGTCGCACCGATGCCACCCAAGAGCAGACTGATGTCGACAGCTTTGCCGTTCTGGAACCAGAGGCCGACGGCTTCCGCAACTACCAGAAGAAACAATATAGCATCTCCCCCGAAGAGATGTTGCTGGACAAGGCCCAGCTGTTGACCCTGACAGCGCCGGAAATGACGGTTCTGATCGGTGGCTTGCGGGTCTTGGGCGCGAACCACGGCGGATCTCCAATGGGTGTCTTCACCAGCACCCCTGGCAGCCTAAGCACCGACTTCTTTGTCAATCTGCTCGATATGGCGACCCAGTGGGCACCGCAGGAAGATGGCAGCTACGCCGGGACCGACCGTGCCAGCGGCGCCGCAAAATGGACCGCAAGCCGCGTTGATCTGGTCTTTGGCTCCAATTCGCAGCTGCGCGCCATCGCAGAGACCTACGCCCAGGACGACGCCAAGGCGCGGTTTGTGCAGGACTTTGCTGCGGCTTGGGTCAAGGTGATGAACGCAGATCGCTTTGATCTGACCTAA
- a CDS encoding DUF6916 family protein yields the protein MFDLTTVTAEQFSELQEQEFVVTSTEAPVTLKLIEVTKLGAGERDGGAFSLLWQGPQSPILTQEIHRLSHPKTGDQDVFLVPVAQKEAGFQYEAVFT from the coding sequence ATGTTTGATTTGACCACTGTGACCGCCGAACAATTTTCCGAACTGCAGGAGCAGGAGTTTGTGGTCACTTCCACAGAGGCGCCTGTCACCTTGAAATTGATCGAAGTGACCAAACTCGGGGCGGGTGAGCGTGACGGCGGGGCCTTCTCACTGCTGTGGCAAGGTCCACAGTCACCGATTTTGACCCAAGAAATACACAGGCTGTCCCATCCAAAAACGGGGGATCAGGACGTGTTTCTGGTGCCTGTGGCGCAAAAAGAGGCCGGGTTTCAATATGAGGCGGTCTTTACCTGA
- a CDS encoding aspartate aminotransferase family protein: MSHVFPRHTKANLPTAVGGEGCYLIDSTGKRYFDGSGGAAVSCLGHSDAAVIRAVQEQVGKLAFAHTGFMTSEPAEALADLLIAQAPEGLDRVYFVSGGSEATEAAIKLTRQYHLERGEPERRHLIARRQSYHGNTLGALAAGGNAWRRQQFDPLLIGVSHIAPCYEYADRAEGESTFDYGQRVANELEAEILRLGPETVMGFIAEPVVGATSGAVTAVPGYFKRIREICDRYGVLLILDEVMCGMGRTGHMFACDADGVSPDILCIAKGLGAGYQPIGAMLCSADIYAAIAAGSGFFQHGHTYVGHPVATAAGLAVVTEMLNRDLISTCRDRGAQLQSALVDRFADHPHVGDIRGRGLFRGVELVADRATKAPFDPGKTLAAKVKSAAFEAGLICYPMAGTRDGRLGDHILLAPPFIMTESQIGEVVDKLDQAVTLALQGI, translated from the coding sequence ATGAGCCATGTTTTTCCACGTCATACCAAGGCCAATCTGCCCACTGCTGTTGGGGGGGAGGGGTGCTATCTGATTGATTCAACTGGCAAGCGCTACTTTGACGGATCGGGCGGGGCGGCGGTGTCATGCCTGGGCCACTCGGACGCGGCGGTGATCCGCGCGGTGCAAGAACAGGTGGGAAAGCTAGCCTTTGCCCATACCGGATTTATGACGTCAGAACCGGCAGAGGCACTGGCGGATCTGCTGATTGCGCAGGCCCCGGAGGGGCTGGATCGGGTCTATTTTGTCTCTGGCGGATCCGAGGCCACAGAGGCGGCAATCAAGTTGACGCGCCAGTACCATCTTGAACGCGGGGAACCGGAGCGTCGCCATCTGATTGCGCGGCGGCAAAGCTATCATGGCAACACTCTGGGGGCTTTGGCCGCCGGGGGCAACGCCTGGCGGCGACAGCAGTTTGATCCGCTGTTGATTGGGGTGTCGCATATCGCGCCCTGCTATGAATATGCCGACCGGGCCGAGGGCGAGAGCACCTTTGACTACGGGCAGCGGGTCGCCAATGAGCTGGAGGCGGAAATCCTGCGTCTGGGTCCAGAAACAGTCATGGGATTTATCGCCGAACCGGTTGTCGGAGCCACGTCTGGCGCGGTGACTGCGGTGCCAGGCTATTTCAAACGGATCCGCGAAATCTGCGACAGATACGGCGTCTTGCTGATCCTGGATGAGGTCATGTGTGGCATGGGCCGCACTGGCCATATGTTTGCCTGCGATGCGGATGGGGTGTCGCCTGATATCCTGTGTATCGCCAAAGGCTTGGGCGCGGGATACCAGCCCATAGGTGCGATGCTGTGCAGCGCTGACATCTATGCAGCTATTGCGGCGGGGAGTGGGTTTTTTCAACATGGCCATACCTATGTTGGCCATCCGGTCGCAACCGCCGCCGGGCTTGCCGTGGTGACGGAGATGCTCAACCGGGATCTGATTTCAACCTGCCGCGACAGGGGCGCGCAGTTGCAGTCGGCATTGGTTGACCGGTTTGCGGACCATCCGCATGTGGGGGACATTCGCGGACGTGGCTTGTTTCGCGGCGTTGAATTGGTGGCGGATCGCGCAACAAAAGCGCCTTTTGATCCGGGCAAAACCCTTGCCGCCAAGGTAAAAAGCGCCGCCTTTGAGGCTGGGTTGATCTGCTATCCGATGGCTGGAACCCGCGACGGACGTCTGGGGGACCACATCCTGCTGGCGCCGCCCTTTATCATGACGGAATCCCAGATTGGCGAAGTGGTGGACAAGCTGGATCAGGCTGTCACCCTCGCCTTGCAGGGGATCTAG
- a CDS encoding Ig-like domain-containing protein, whose amino-acid sequence MFPLVALVLVLALPKPAHAGFSDCPEISTVGHTLALNLTDGECFNADLGLGPNSDGSEDYVIIQMANSAGSTNFQIADNGADARTVSYVVNGVTINSGNPNYTTNCSAGCSASGTHSGAPFSFTYTDTGLSGDTGATVGPPSAFSSPSGGGQSATISTAFASVLTATVVDAGSNPVSGVSVTFTAPGSGASGTFSGGGASETVTTDGSGVATSTTFTANTVAGGYNVVASSAGISNQSFALTNTAGAATTLAVSSGDSQSTAISTSFGTALVALVTDAGGNPVSGVTVNFSAPGSGASASLSAGSAVSDVSGLASVTATANAVAGGYNVTAASIGLTSVTFGLTNLDVVAPTVTLSTSAVSVGPGETFDVTATFSETVTGFALLDVLVNHGSAVALSGSGAVYTITIQPTGSGDVSVSIAAGVAQDISGNGNLASGTISVQNSTVEETSQLIGQFMNTRATQLINNQPDLTGFLSGNGSGQGKGQFNLAVTRGQGTFDISTRPGSRVWTRLQGAISHEGTSDSAYVFGAIGSHFAVNKNLLLGAMLQLDYLDQDDGAASIKGKGWLIGPYFVTKFPDQNLFVEGRLLYGQSSNDVSPFGTYTDKVDTERFLAMLKVSGSMLYGKTTLIPKAQLTYTTDDQKAYRDSLGNLIPDLGVAWGQVELGLDFETPLETRRGNGALLLFGGISAIGSHVKNSGNAVTVSSNLEGGRARAELGLSYQFADQGVFQVETFYDGIGMSGYESYGLQVGLDLKF is encoded by the coding sequence GTGTTTCCTCTGGTTGCGTTGGTGCTTGTATTGGCGCTGCCCAAACCTGCGCATGCGGGGTTTTCAGACTGCCCGGAAATTTCGACCGTCGGGCACACATTGGCTTTGAACCTGACCGATGGCGAATGTTTCAACGCTGACCTTGGTTTGGGTCCAAACTCTGACGGCTCCGAAGACTACGTAATCATTCAGATGGCGAACTCTGCGGGATCTACAAATTTTCAAATTGCTGACAACGGAGCAGATGCGCGCACGGTATCCTATGTTGTAAATGGCGTAACCATCAATAGTGGTAACCCAAACTACACCACAAACTGTTCCGCTGGCTGCTCTGCATCCGGCACCCATAGCGGCGCTCCCTTTAGTTTTACCTATACCGATACGGGTCTATCAGGCGATACTGGCGCCACAGTCGGCCCCCCCTCGGCCTTCAGCTCCCCTTCGGGCGGCGGGCAAAGCGCCACGATCTCAACGGCTTTTGCCTCGGTCCTGACGGCAACGGTGGTCGATGCCGGCAGTAACCCGGTTTCTGGTGTTTCGGTTACCTTCACGGCGCCCGGCTCCGGCGCCAGCGGCACCTTTTCTGGTGGCGGTGCGTCAGAAACGGTCACCACAGATGGGTCAGGTGTTGCCACCTCTACCACTTTTACCGCCAATACTGTGGCGGGGGGCTATAACGTAGTTGCCTCCAGTGCGGGTATTTCCAATCAGAGCTTTGCCCTGACCAATACGGCAGGGGCGGCCACGACACTGGCGGTCTCCAGCGGTGACAGCCAGAGCACGGCGATCTCGACCTCCTTTGGCACCGCGCTGGTGGCGCTGGTGACGGATGCCGGGGGCAATCCGGTGTCCGGCGTGACGGTGAACTTCAGCGCACCGGGCTCTGGCGCCTCGGCCAGCCTGTCGGCGGGCTCGGCGGTGAGCGATGTCTCTGGCCTGGCCTCGGTGACGGCGACGGCCAATGCAGTGGCGGGGGGCTATAATGTGACCGCTGCCAGCATCGGTCTGACCTCGGTCACCTTTGGGCTGACCAATTTGGATGTTGTTGCACCTACTGTCACGCTATCAACAAGTGCTGTGTCCGTTGGGCCTGGTGAAACCTTTGACGTTACCGCGACATTCTCTGAAACGGTCACCGGGTTTGCCCTGCTTGATGTTCTCGTCAATCATGGCTCGGCGGTTGCGCTTTCTGGGAGCGGGGCTGTCTACACCATCACGATCCAGCCCACGGGAAGCGGTGATGTCAGCGTTTCGATTGCAGCGGGAGTGGCTCAGGATATCTCGGGCAATGGCAACCTCGCATCCGGAACGATTTCCGTTCAAAACTCGACAGTTGAAGAAACCAGCCAGCTCATTGGTCAGTTCATGAACACCCGGGCAACCCAGTTGATTAACAATCAGCCCGATTTGACGGGGTTCTTGTCCGGGAATGGATCGGGGCAGGGTAAGGGGCAGTTTAACCTGGCGGTGACCCGCGGGCAGGGGACCTTTGACATCTCGACGCGACCAGGGTCGCGGGTCTGGACCCGGTTGCAGGGGGCCATAAGCCATGAGGGGACCAGCGACAGCGCCTATGTCTTTGGCGCTATTGGCAGTCACTTTGCGGTCAACAAGAACCTGTTGCTTGGGGCGATGTTGCAGCTTGATTACCTGGATCAGGACGATGGCGCAGCCAGTATCAAGGGCAAGGGCTGGTTGATCGGCCCCTATTTTGTCACCAAATTCCCTGATCAAAATCTCTTTGTTGAAGGGCGGCTTTTGTATGGGCAAAGCTCAAACGATGTCTCTCCGTTTGGAACCTATACCGACAAGGTCGATACCGAGCGTTTTCTCGCTATGTTGAAGGTTTCAGGGTCGATGCTCTATGGCAAAACCACCCTGATCCCAAAGGCGCAACTCACCTATACGACTGACGATCAGAAGGCCTACCGCGATAGTCTGGGTAATCTTATCCCGGACTTGGGCGTGGCCTGGGGGCAGGTTGAACTGGGGCTTGATTTTGAAACACCACTTGAGACCCGACGCGGCAATGGAGCCTTGCTGTTGTTTGGTGGGATCAGCGCAATTGGCAGCCATGTGAAAAACTCCGGCAATGCGGTCACCGTCTCTTCCAATCTGGAGGGCGGGCGTGCCCGGGCCGAATTGGGGCTGAGCTACCAATTTGCGGATCAGGGCGTGTTTCAGGTCGAGACCTTTTACGATGGCATCGGCATGAGCGGCTATGAGAGCTACGGGCTACAGGTCGGGCTTGATCTGAAATTCTAG
- a CDS encoding phage tail protein, whose product MSEPFLAEVRMVGFNFAPRGWAFLDGQILPINQNQSLYSLLGTTYGGDGRTTFALPELRGRTPMHVGDGHSLGQKSGQETHTLTVTEMPAHNHGIKAAQSPASTDNPTGAVFAQEVQPDFVYRDFAAPSATPLRSGTLTNAGGSQAHNNMQPYITLNFCIALQGLFPSRN is encoded by the coding sequence GTGTCAGAACCCTTTCTTGCTGAAGTTCGAATGGTAGGATTTAATTTTGCACCACGTGGCTGGGCGTTTCTTGACGGCCAGATACTCCCTATCAATCAGAATCAATCCCTTTATTCATTATTGGGAACAACTTATGGCGGTGATGGCCGCACAACCTTTGCGCTGCCAGAGCTGCGGGGGCGTACCCCCATGCATGTAGGGGATGGCCATTCGTTGGGACAGAAAAGCGGGCAGGAAACCCATACCCTGACCGTGACAGAAATGCCGGCGCATAACCATGGCATCAAAGCCGCACAGAGCCCTGCCAGCACTGACAACCCCACAGGGGCTGTTTTTGCCCAAGAGGTGCAGCCCGATTTTGTTTATCGGGATTTCGCAGCTCCCAGCGCGACACCTTTGCGCAGCGGCACGCTTACCAATGCCGGGGGCAGTCAGGCACATAATAACATGCAGCCCTATATCACGCTCAATTTCTGCATCGCCCTGCAGGGGCTGTTCCCTTCACGCAATTAG